The Melanotaenia boesemani isolate fMelBoe1 chromosome 3, fMelBoe1.pri, whole genome shotgun sequence genome contains the following window.
tgtttcatcttcatcattgtAAACTGTATATTGTGACTTGTATGTGAAAAGCTTTCTGTGTAAATGTCTTTGCCTGCTTATAACTGTTTTGCTGTGATGGAACAaatttttgtttccatttagaGAAAACATGAGGACAGTTTAGACCTGGTGCTAACAAGGTTTATGAATCATTTGATATTATCAGTTTGTGGTTCAGATTTAAGTAGTTTTATTTCCAACATGTAAAAAAGGTCTAatacttagaaaacaaaatctttattCTTAACATGTAAATGCAAAATGTGAATTATGTTATAATAAAGAATTTATCAGGTGTCAGAAATGTTCTACTATCATCTCAGAATGTTGTCATGGGAACTGGTAGTGTATGTTGTGAATGTCATACGGGCTTCTGTTTATTATTTGAACAGTTTCTAACAAAGTGGTTGGGTAGTTTTATAGCTCGTAATATTTTGTGTAGTTAATATATTTCACACCCATATATTCCATAGAGCTCATAACTTACACAAACGTAATTTCtttatcatttcagataaaGGGGCTGATCCGTAAGTTCATCTCAAAACAAGAAACCATCAGCTTAGTGGTGGTTCCGTGCAACGTGGACATAGCAACCACAGAGGCTTTGAAGATGGCACAGGAGGTGGATTTTGATGGAGAGAGGACTTTGGGTAcataaaagtgattttttaaacaCTCATCCGGCTCTTATAAGTGAGTCCGTTAACTCTGATATTCCTCTCTCTTTCAGGAATCTTGACCAAGCCTGACCTGTTGGACAAAGGCACAGAAGAGACAACGGTTGAAATTTTGCAGAATAAGGTCATCCACCTAAAGAAGGGCTACATGATCGTCAGGTGTAGAGGTCAGAAGGAGATCACAGAGAAGGTGTCTCTCACTGACGCcatagagaaagagagagcctTCTTTAAAGATCACCCACATTTCCAGtaagtttattattttagagATTCATGCAAAGTGTTACAATGGCAAGATGGTGGACCCAGGAAACAGACAGAGTTCtagaacagaggaaaaaaaggtttatttcatGACAAAAAGTGTCTTGTATAAACAGCGAGCGGGCAGACAGCTGATCCTCGGTCTGTAGGGGCAGAGTTGTGCAGGCGTGGCTCTGGATCTGGAAGGCTTACACAGGATTCTCTGGAAGACGATGCAgattaaaaccaggaaacaaGAGCTAGACAGAATTTCTCAAAATACAAGAGACTAGATACCAAGTGTGGCTAGTACAACGCTCTGGCGTCAAGTGAAGGAAGGATGTGGTCTAAATACTCTGGTGGATTGGTAGATGACTGGTAGCTGTGATGATTAGATGGATGGCAGCTGCGATGATTAGATGAAAGGCAGCTGTGCCATAGAAATCTGTCTGTAGAAACAACCatgcccacaaacacacatagggGGAGAAGAAAACTAACCAAAAGGGCAGACACTAGAGTCCAGCATCCATGACACAGAGTCCATGATACAAAGCTGGCAGTGTGAGAGGCTTCAGTATCACAAGAAGTCtgtaactttttatttgtgctgtAGGACGCTTTATTATGAAGGCCAGGCCACTGTTCCCAAAGTGGCAGAAAAACTCACCCTGGAGCTGGTGCATCACATCCAGGtggttttttcttatttctgcaCTTTTATAGCTTGTTAATGTCTGAAGATTTTCTTTacacaaactttatttttcccaaTCTCTCCATGTGATTTGTAGAAATCTCTGCCTCGCCTGGAAGAACAGATAGAAACAAAGCTAAAACAGACTCAGGAAATGCTGGACAAATTAGGAAGCGGACCCCCACCGGAGCCCACTGAGAGACTTGGTTTTCTCATTGATGTAAGCTTTTAACATATTCTAATCAAAAGTCCAACCAGTAATCTTCAAGcttaagaagaaataaataaaatatttttatcctCTTGTTTTTACCTGAACCTGCTCTATTTTAAGAGAGTGACAGCATTTACACAGGATGCCATTTACCTCACCAAAGGGGAGGAACTAAGATGTGGATTCAAGCCCAAAATCTTCTCTAAACTCAGAAAAGAATTTGCAGTTTGGAAGAACGTCATAGATACATCTGGAACAAACTGTAAGTGACTTCACAACCTTTAACACAGTGGTTCTTAAACTTTTTTCAATATTCTACCTGCTGTAGAATAATTTCTCTACCCTATaaagcaaatcaaatcaaactttacttATGAAGCGCTTTTCATgatgaaggcaacacaaagtgctttacatttaaaaaaaaagaagaaagcaattcatgcatataaacacatcaaaatagattacataacaattaataaaaaacattaaagtctTTCACACGGTTTTATTTTCTCGTGGATCTTGAAGTGTCTCCAAGTACCCCAGAGGGTATGTGTACCCCCATTTTAGAAAGCCTGGTCTAATGCATCAAGCAATTCTTTAACACTACACACTGTTTAAGCCACTTTCAACATATCTTACATTTTGAAATCCTGAGATGgttttgttgtaaatattttgcaGTCAGCTGGAATATTGAGAGAGAGGTGGCTCAGTATGAACGCAAGTACAGAGGAAAAGAACTGCCGGGCTTCATCAATTACAAGACCTTTGAGGCCATGATCCAGGAGCAAATCAAACAGCTGGAAGAGCCTGCTGTCCAGAAGCTCAAAGGGGTGACAGGCATGTCTTCTGTTGCTATAATGATTTCAGGTTCTTATAATACAAGATGACGCTATTAAGTAATTAGATTAATGCTGCAGTTCAGTATTCAGTTGCAACAAACTGCTGCTAACTAGATTTAGAACAGTACAGATAAATATTGGGGACAGACTGTCAGTTACTGCTATTTATGTATTGATGTGTGAGAGAATTAgaacttttctttattaaaccaATTGCAGCTTTGATCATATTCAAAATCAGCCACacttcatattttatatttgtcagATATTAATTGTTGTTTGTTCttcaatatttcttttttgtgtcagatctttaaaacaaaacatttatatttttagaaattgtGAAGAAAGAACTGCTTATGTTGGCACAGAGCAGCTTGGTTGGGCTGCCTAATCTTATCAGGATGGCCAAggtattgttttacttttttccatccattttttaaaaaatgctgcttACACGTGTTGCCCTGTATGAtagtcatttaatttttccatttatgttAAACATAGTCTGATTAATGTCTCACACCCTCCTTAACATCGCAACCAAAGCCATAATCATATCCCTATCATTTAGAACAGGgcttcccaacctggggtctgggaccaagggggtcccccaaagagcacagggggtccctgaggctttgaataTTACAGCagttgtgattaatgtccacaaattgtccctattttaagggaaaaaagTAAGGCGATATGttattcatttaactttggctttatcaaacgACGGGACTCTCCTAGAATACATTATatatgatgagaatctcacttttgacagcctaaaacaaaacatagttTCAGCACGGGATGAAGCaggggtccatggcattttagtatatgcatgaagggggtcccagAGGAAAAacggttgggaaccactgatttagAACAGAGGATAGAAGCATGCTTCACTGTTTGATTACTGCGTTATGTAGCGGGTAACAGATGGCTTCAATGCAGATTAAACCCTCCAGCACAGACATAAAATAGATATGTAGCATCTTGCTTTAAAGTTTTCTCAAGAAGTCGAGGCTGTTCTGTGCAGCATTTCCTGGGCAGGTTATTATGTGGAGACTGTAAACCTCTaccacatcctcctcctctccaaGGATGTGGCTTGTGACAAGTGTTGGCTTCTTTGCCAATATGAGAGTAGGCACGATGACACAAGCAAATGTCTTCTTTAATACCAACCCTAGATTGAGAATCAGACTGTAGGTCTttaaaggtgttcacctgcttacTTCTAAGATCCAATAACATTTTCTACTGGACTTTTATGTTGTGGAGCATTAGGACAGCTAGACTGAACTCAGTAGCATAACAAGACAGGATGTCTTCCACAGCCCTGTAACCTTCTCCTAACTCAGGCTAAGGTTAAAAGGATGCTGTAGAAGCTCACATAGACCTTtaggacctgcagccttgttctggttcagactCTCCAGGTGTCTCTTTATATGACCACTGCTGACAGGCTGGATGGGGAGGTAGAGGAAATCTCCGTGTGATGGAGTATTGTTCAAGTTTCTCTCTCACAtaaaatatatctttttattcctcttttttctttaggtCTATAAAATACTGTTTACATAAGAGTATCTGATTCAGAGTAAGGTCTTAAAAGGGTTAATATTAGAATATTGCTCTTCATACAAACTAACCTTATGGTATTTAGATCCAGACTTATAACTGGATTACAATAGTCCATTTCTTCtcctaaagcagtggttcccaacctattttctttgaggacccccttcatgcaaatactaaaagccatggaccccctacCCCACTGCATGCTGAAAACATgcctggttttatgctttcaaaagtgagatcctcaccataaataatgtattctggttgagtcctgacctttgataaaaaccaaagttaaattaacacatagccttactttttttcccttaaaatagggacaatgtgtgaaCATTAATCACAGTGGCTCTAAATGTTTAAAGCCTCTGGGACCCCCTTGGGGAGTCCCacaccccaggttgggaaccactgtcctaAACTATTCTTTTGTCCTGTTGAATTTGTGTTTCAAGCTGTTACTTTACTAAAAGACCCAAGGACCGAGAACCTAGATTTCTCTCACTTTGTAAACCATTTTGCTATAAAATGGATTGGTTACTTTCTGATTTTAATAATTCTTGTAAAATTGCTTAACAAATACATTATTGACTTTAGGGGACAAATCAAAGACTCAGTCAAAGCTTTGATATCCCTACAAATGTTGATCATTTCAGAGCAACATGAGCAAGAGGAAGAGTAGTGtcacctgcagcagctgaaatCCACACTTATCTGCACTAATGCAAgactttttattatatttctgtCAAAACATAGTTAAGAACTGGAATGCTAAACACTTCTTGTtcgattaaaaagaaaaatatatatgaaatggCATCTTTTTGCATTTGTGGTTGGGTTAACACTCCTCCTGAAGGGATTTGCAACCAGCTTGtatgttaaatatgtaaaatgtaaaaagttttttgAATAGGAAAATTAATCAACAActcttaattgtttttaatattataaaTTCTGTACATATAACTCAGGGCTGCCAGTAATTCTAATTACACCGTGTTTCTGAGTACAGTTGTTCTATATAAAGACTTAACATGCATGCTTTCTGTGATTTAGATGAAGATTGAAGCCATCCGAAATGAGAGGGAAACAGTGGCAGAATCTCTGCTGAGGACTCAGTTCAAGATGGAGATGATTGTTTACACTCAGGATGGAAGATACAGTAAGAAATTggggaagagaaagagagaagaaagcAACATAACTCATTTTCCTAACAATGAGAGTGGGGCCAACCTGAAAGAGATGATGAAACACCTTAAATCCTATTATCAAGTAAGTGTCTTTGACAGCTATCagatgaaaaaaagtaaataccTTGCTTTATCTAattttaaaatagtaaaaaaaatttaaaaaaaatctaactgaaCTTAAATTAAGAAGATAAATCTTATATTTATATGTGAAGAAGTATGTTTTTCAGGAATATCAGCTTTAAGCACAATTTTTTGAGAGGATCAAGTGTTTTATTCCAAAGAACTCAAAGGCAGTGGTTTCAATAGCATCATTTTTTtactaaatggtaaatggtctatACTgtaggggcggcatggctcagtgggtagagtggtcatcctgtagcccaagggttgctggttcgatcctggcctggagagctcatgttgaggtgtccctgagcaagacactgaacccctaattgctcctgatgggtcacggttgagcgccttgcatggcagcttctgtcatcagtgtgtgaatgggtgaatgtgatgtgcatgtaaagcgctttggataaaagctctATATGTTACTATACTATTTACTATATACATcagtttataaaacaaaaaaaacttaaacaatgGTGGAtcatttatttagctgttttaagctgtttttaaaaactttttatgaTTAAGTTGGAACAGGTTTTAAAGTAGTATCATTTAGTTGTCAcctaacaatttttttttaaaaagcatcacaaaacattttaatgttataactatataaaactataaaacctaaaattaaaacatatttcctCCAGATTAAACTAAACTTGGGTATATTgctgtgtacattttttttttttttttttttttttttgtttgttttggggtttttgtaacaaatagatttttcttttgccCCAACTTTATTGTCAGATTGCAGGCCAACGTCTGGCCGACCAGATCCCCCTGGTGATCCACTACCAGATGCTGCAGGAGTCTGCCATCcagctgcagagagaaatgCTGCAGATGCTTCAGGACAAGGAGAAAATGGAGTCCCTGCTTCAAGAGGACGGTGGCATAAAAGAGAAGAGATTCCACCTGCAGATGGCCATTCAGCGCCTGTCAAAGGCACGGCTTCTTTTAAGTGAATTTAGTATGAACATATATGACTTCAGCACAACAGACGTGCTGTGAAAACAGTAATCTCATTTGTTGTTACTATGAAGACATTTAACATAAGCTAAGAGCTAACATTGGGAGTCTGTCAATTTTATCTTAGCATTACATTTTAAGTGGCTGTCTGATACTGTAGATATATGCACAATATAAAAAGCCTGTTGTGATTTATTGCCGTTTCTGTCAAATGTTGTTTgtgtagaatttttttttccttgggtGCAGTGCCATGctatttgttatttaatttgataCCAGTTGTTTACTCCCCTCAACTTTAATAAACAAGAAGCATATAAAACTGAAAGCTGAAATCTACCTTCAGCGTCTTCCACTCTCAGTATCTACAGTTTCTTTCAAACTTTCCAGTCTGAAGCTACGCAAACATAGTTACTTGAGAAAGTGTCTTAAGCATATTTTATTAAACCATGAAAAAAGCTAAAGCTTTCTTGAAATTTTAATTGatcaacaatttaaaaaagtgtaACACTAAATTTCTCAATCTATGCAAATTGTTGACAGTACATCGTGTTTGCTTCACTAATCCATGCAATGAATTAGCATAAATATCTTTTAAAGGAATATAACATGTGAGAGTCCAAAATTCATAACACGGCAGGAGGAAAATCAAACCATAAAACTTGAGATCAATGCAATCAAACCgtggaggaaaataaagaagCTGAGTGTCTTCAACAACTGTGGAAAAACATACCTGCTTATCTAACCAAACTTAACTAAATAACTTAAACAGATCTCTGGTGACCCAGGAGGCAGCAGTGAATGAAAGTGCTTCAGAAGTCTGTTGCACACATGATCACCTGCTGAAAGAGCAAACATCAGTAACACCACCATCCATAAAGATTCACTGGTGAGAGTAACCCTCTCTGAGGGAGACACATTACAACCAACTTTGACTTTTGCCATAACTGTGTTTGAAAGACT
Protein-coding sequences here:
- the LOC121637221 gene encoding interferon-induced GTP-binding protein Mx-like, which codes for MNTLNQQYEEKVRPCIDLIDSLRSLGVEKDLALPAIAVIGDQSSGKSSVLEALSGVALPRGSGIVTRCPLELKMKKKNEGEEWCGKISYRDCDEEEIESPANVEEKIREAQVKLAGDGVGISDELISLEIASPDVPDLTLIDLPGITRVAVKGQPDNIGEQIKGLIRKFISKQETISLVVVPCNVDIATTEALKMAQEVDFDGERTLGILTKPDLLDKGTEETTVEILQNKVIHLKKGYMIVRCRGQKEITEKVSLTDAIEKERAFFKDHPHFQTLYYEGQATVPKVAEKLTLELVHHIQKSLPRLEEQIETKLKQTQEMLDKLGSGPPPEPTERLGFLIDRVTAFTQDAIYLTKGEELRCGFKPKIFSKLRKEFAVWKNVIDTSGTNFSWNIEREVAQYERKYRGKELPGFINYKTFEAMIQEQIKQLEEPAVQKLKGVTEIVKKELLMLAQSSLVGLPNLIRMAKMKIEAIRNERETVAESLLRTQFKMEMIVYTQDGRYSKKLGKRKREESNITHFPNNESGANLKEMMKHLKSYYQIAGQRLADQIPLVIHYQMLQESAIQLQREMLQMLQDKEKMESLLQEDGGIKEKRFHLQMAIQRLSKARLLLSEFSMNIYDFSTTDVL